From Micromonospora auratinigra:
TCGACCCGCTGACCGTCGGCGCGCTCGCACTCGCGGTCGCCGCCGTCTCCTCGTCGGCCCCGCTGGTGGCGTTCGCCGCCGCGCCGGCCCTGGCCATCGCCGCCTGGCGCAACCTGCTCTCGCTGGCCGTGCTGGGCCCGTTCTCGCTGGCCCGCCGCCGGGCGGAGTTCCGCGCGCTGACCGTCGGGGCGGGTCGGCGGGAGGGCCTCTACTGCGTCCTGTCCGGGGTGGCGCTGGCCGCCCACTTCGCCACCTGGATGCCGAGCGCGCAGCTCACCACGGTCGCCGCGGCCACCGCGCTGGGCGCCACCCAGCCGGTCTGGCAGGGGCTGATCGCCCGCTGGCAGGGCCGGCGGCTGCCGGTGGTCGTCTGGGCGGGCATCGGGCTGGCGGTCCTCGGTGCCGCGCTGGCCACCGGCGCGGACCTCACCGTCTCCGGCCGGGCCTTCGCCGGTGACCTGCTCGCCGTGGTCGGCGGCATGTTCGCCGCCGTCTACACCGCCTTCGGTGAGCGGGCCCGGGCCAGCATCAGCACCACCACCTACACCACCATCTGCTACGGCGTCTGCGCGGCGATCCTGCTGGTGGTCTGCCTCGTCGGCGGAGTACGCCTGCACGGCTACCCGTCCGGCACCTGGCTGGCGATCATCGGGCTGGTGGCCGGGGCCCAACTGCTCGGCCACTCGATGTTCAACTACGCGTTGCACCGCGTCTCCGCCACCACGGTCAGCGTGCTGATCCTGCTGGAGGCGCCCGGCGCGGCCCTGATCGGCTGGGTGTGGCTCGGGCAGCTGCCCCGTCCGCTGGCCCTGCCCGGGTTGGCCCTGCTGCTGGCCGGGGTGGCGGTCGTCGTCCTCGGCGGGGCCCGCGCCGGTCGCCGTACCGAGCCGGTCCCGGTCCCCGCCGACCCCACCCCGCTCACCGACTGACCCCCGGCGGGTCGCCACTCTTTCCCGGAAAGTGTCGGCATTCCGCCGCCGGAAGGGCCACTTTCCGTGAAAGTGCGGAGGGTGGGGGCGGACGAGGAGCGCGACGACGCGGGACAGCCGGGGACCGCTGTCACGCCCTCGGCCGAGTTCCCGCCGCTGGCGGCCGAGGAACGGGCCGCGCTCGGGCGGATCGGGGAACGCTGGGCGGGGCCGCAGCCGGCGGAACTGCCGGTGGACCCGACGCTGGGGCGGCACCGGGGCGGGCCGGCACCGAGCCGGTTCGGTCGGCTCGCGCCGATCGAGATGTTCACCGTCGAGCAGCCCGGCGAGCTGGTCGCCACCGCCCCGGCGCACCTGCCCGGCAACCGGGTCGGCCGGGCCGCCGGCCGGCTCCGGCGGGCGCTGTTCGGGCCCCCGCTGGCCAGCGCCGCCGTGCTGTACGAGCGGATGCGCAAGCTGGTCGCCCTGCCGATCCTCTCCTCCGACCTGCTCAGCTCGGTGGCGTACGGGCCGGAGGCGATGCTGACCGTGCTGGTGCTGGCCGGCGGGGCCGCGCTCGGGCTGGCGCTGCCGCTGGCCGCCCTGCTGGTGGTGCTGATGATCGCCGTCGGGCTGTCCTACCGGCAGACCATCCCGGCGTACCCGCACGGGGCCGGGTCGTACATCGTGGCCGGCGACAACCTGGGCCGGACCGCCGGGCTGGCCGCCGCGGCCGGGCTGATGCTCGACTACGTGCTGACCGTGTCGGTGTCGGTGGCCGCCGGGGTGCACGCGGTCACCTCGGCGCTGCCGGCGCTGACCCCGGCCACCGTCGGGCTCGGCGTGCTGGTGATCGCCGTGCTGCTCGCCGGCAACCTGCGCGGGGTACGCACCGCCGGCAACATCTTCGTGCTGCCCACGTACGCCTTCGTGGTGGTGGTCCTGGCGGTGCTGGTGGTCGGCTACGCGCGTGCGGCGGGCCGGGGCTTCGCGCCGGTGCCGCCGCCGGCCGTCCCGGCCGCCGAAGGGCTGGGCCTGCTGCTGGTGCTGCGCGCGTTCTCCTCCGGCGCGGTGTCGATGACCGGCATCGAGGCGGTGTCGAACGCGACGCCCGCGTTCCGCCCGCCGGAGTGGCGCAACGCCCGCACCACGCTGGGCTGGATGGTGGCGCTGCTGGTGGTCCTCTTCGCCGGCCTGGTCGGCCTGATCCACCTCGACGGCCTGGTGCCCCGGCCGGGCGAGACGCTGCTGTCCCAGCTCGGCCGGGTCACCTTCCCCACCGGCCCCTGGTACGCGCTGCTCCAGGCGAGCACGGCGCTGATCCTGCTGCTGGCGGCGAACACCGCGTTCAACGACTTCCCCCGGCTGCTCTACTTCATGGCCCGGGACGGCCACGCGCCCCGCCGGTTCCTGCACATGGGCGACCGGCTGGCGTTCAGCAACGGGCTGGTCGCCCTCGCCGGGACGGCGGCGCTGGTCTTCGTGGTGTTCGGCGGGCACACCGAGGCGCTGATCCCGCTCTACGCGGTCGGGGTGTTCCTCGCCTTCACCCTGTCGCAGAGCGGCATGGTGGTGCACTGGCGGCGGCACCGGGGCCGGGGCTGGCGGGGCCGCCTGCTGCTCAACGCCCTCGGCGCGGTGCTCTCCGGGCTGGTGCTGCTGACCGCCGCGGTGGCCAAGTTCGCCGAGGGCGCCTGGGTGGTGGTGGTCGCGGTGCCGCTGCTGGTGCTGCTCTTCCGTCGGATCCACCGGCACTACGCCACGCTGCACCGCGCCCTGGCGCTGCACCCGCCGCCCGCCGGCCCGGCCGGCCCCGCGCCGCCCGCCGGCTCCGCCGAGGCCGAGGCCGAGGAACTGCCCCAGCAGGTACGCCACCTGGTGATCGTCCCGGTGGCCCGGCTGAACCGCGCGTCGCTGCGGGCCCTGGCGTACGCGGCGTCGCTGGGCCGGCCGACGCTGGCGGTGCACATCGCCCCGGAGGAGGCCGAGGCGCAACGGTTCCGGGCCCAGTGGTCCGCCTGGGGCGACCACCTGCGGCTGGAGACGGTGGTGTCGCCGTACCGGTCGGTGGTGGGGCCGCTGGCCCACTACCTGGAGGCGTTGCACGCCACCCGGCCGGAGCTGACGCTGACCGTGATCGTGCCCGAGGTGGTGCTGCGCCGCCGTCGGCACCGGCTGCTGCACAGCCGGATCGAGCAGCGCCTCCGCTCCGCCCTGGGGGCGTTGCCCGGGGTGGTGGTCACCAGCGTCCCGGTGCACGTCGCCGAGTGACCCGCTCAGACGTCGTGGACCTCCAGCACCTGGGTGGTCGGGGCGGCGTCGCCCAGCTCGGCGCGGAGCGCGGCCCGCTCCGGGTCGGCCAGGTACGCGTCCAGGCCGGCCCGCGCGGCGAACCGGATCACGTGCACCTCGGTGCGCCCGTCGCCGGTGCGCAGCCGCCGCTCCAGCCGCCCGGCGTGCCGGTCGAGCAGCGCGAGCACCGTGTCCTCGTAGCGCCGGCCGGCCTCCGCGTCGGATCCCAGGTCGACCAGGGCGACCAGCCGGAGCACCCCGGCCGGGTCGTGCACCAGCGACTTCCAGAAGTGGTGGTCGACGTGACCGCCGGGGATGCCGTCGCGGATCCCGGTGTCGGTGTAGCCGTGCCGCCGGTAGAAGTCCGGCGCCTGGAACGAGAACGAGGCCACCGAGATCTCGGTGCAGCCGCGTCGGCGGGCCTCCTCCTCGGCGGCCCGCAGCAGCCGGCCGCCCCACCCGGCGCGGCGCTGGTCGGCGCGGACCCAGACGGTGTTGATCCCGGCCCGGCCGCCCCAGGTCCAGCCGGTCAGCCCGGCCAGCAGGTCGCCGCCCGCGTCGAGCACCCGGACCGACAGGTCGGCCTCGTCGTCCGCGCCGGTCGCCGCGTTGTTGAACGCGGTCAGCTCCCGGTCGATCCGGGCCGCCAGTTCGTCGTCCGCGCCGCCGACGTGCAGGGTGCCATCCGGGTACTCGATCATGCCGGGCAGTATTCCAGCGGCCCGGCCGGCCCGCGGCCCGGCGCGGTCAGCCGTCGAGGCCGACGGCCTCGGCGCTGGTCGCCCAGAGCCGGGCGGCCAGCCGCGGGTCGCTGGCCCGGGCCCGTGGCCGGTGCAGCTTCCGGTCGGCGTAGTAGCCGCCGGTGACCAGCCGGGACGGGTCCTGGTCGGCCAGCCACACCAGCGTCTCCGCGCCCTTCTCCGGGCTGCGGAACGGCAGCAGCCGCATGCCCAGGGCGACCAGCCGGCTCTCGTTGCCGAACCGGGTCCGCACCACGCCCGGATGGAACGAGTACGCCGGCACCTCCGGCCAGCGTCGGGCCGCCTCGGCCGTGAACAGGATGTTCGCCTGCTTGCTGGTGCCGTACGCGCGGAACGGCCGGTACCGGCGCAGCGCCGAGTTCAGGTCGTCCGGGTCGAGCGCCCCGCTGCGGTGCGCGTCGGAGGCGGTCACCACCAGCCGGCCGATCCGGTCCCGCAGCAGGTTGCTGAGCAGGAACGGGGCGAGGTGGTTGGCCTGCATGCTCAGCTCGTAGCCGTCGATCGTGGTGACCGGCTGGAGCACGATCGCCCCGGCGTTGTTGGCCAGCACGTCGATCCGGTCGTACGCGGCGCGCAGCTGCTCGGCCAGCCGGCGGACGTCGTCGAGCACCGCGAAGTCGGCCCGGAACAGCTCCGGCCGTACGCCGGCCGCGTCCCGGACCCGGTCCCCGGCCGCCTGGAGTCGGGCCGGGTCGCGCCCGACCAGCACGAGTTGGTCACCTCGGGTCGCCAGCGCGACGGCGGCGGCCAGGCCGATGCCCGAACTCGCGCCGGTCACCACCACGGTCCGACGCCCAGTGAGATCTTCCACAGGTCCATTCACCCCGGTCACGGCACGAGGTTACCGTGACGTCACCACGACCCTTTGGGATCGTTAAGTTCTCTCATCCACCAGCCAGGCGTCGGCGGTCCCGCCGGACGCTGGAAGGAGCGCATCCATGGCCGCTGTCGGTCGCCCCCGCCGGTCCTGCCTCGCGGTACCCGGCTCCAGCGTCAAGATGCTCGGCAAGGCCCAGGGGCTCCCCGCCGACCAGGTCTTCCTCGACCTGGAGGACGCGGTCGCGCCGCTGGCCAAGCCGGACGCCCGCAAGAACATCGTGGCCGCGCTGAACGAGGGCGACTGGTCCGGCAAGACCCGGGTGGTCCGGGTGAACGACCTGACCACGCCGTGGACCTACCGGGACGTGATCGAGGTGGTCGAGGGCGCCGGGGCGAACCTGGACTGCATCATGCTGCCCAAGGTGCAGAACGCCGAGCAGGTGCACTGGCTCGACCTGCTGCTCACCCAGATCGAGAAGACCCTCGGCCTGGAGGTGGGCCGGATCGGCATCGAGGCGCAGATCGAGAACGCGGCCGGCCTGGTCAACGTGGACGCCATCGCGGCCGCCTCGCCGCGGGTGGAGACCATCATCTTCGGGCCGGCGGACTTCATGGCGTCGATCAACATGAAGTCGCTGGTGGTCGGCGCGCTGATCCCGGACTACCCGGGCGACCCCTACCACTACATCCTGATGCGCATCCTGATGGCCGCCCGGATGCACGACAAGCAGGCCATCGACGGCCCGTTCCTGCAGATCCGCGACGTCGACGCGTTCCGTGAGGTGGCCAAGCGCTCGGCGGCGCTCGGCTTCGACGGCAAGTGGGTGCTGCACCCCGGCCAGATCGACGCGGCCAACGAGGTCTACTCGCCGGCCCAGGCCGACTACGACCACGCCGAGCTGATCCTCGACGCGTACGACTTCTACACCTCGGAGGCGGGCGGGAAGCTCGGCGCGGTGATGCTCGGCGACGAGATGATCGACGAGGCGTCCCGCAAGATGGCGCTGGTGATCGCGGCCAAGGGGCGCGCGGCGGGGATGAGCCGCACCAGCACGTTCACCCCACCGGCGCAGTGAGCCCGGCGCGACGGGCCGCCCCGGTCACCGGGGCGGCCCGTCCGCGTCAGTAGCTGCTGCCGGTGTTGTCGTTGGCCAGGGCGACGAGGAACAGGCCGAAGCCCAGCACCATCAGGCCGGTGAGCACCCAGCCGACGATGATGCCGGCCTTGGCCATGCCCTCCCCGCTCTCGCCCCGCTCCCGGATCTGCCTGAGGGCCACGTGCCCGAGGATCGCCCCGATCGGGGCGGTGATGCACGAGGTGACGCCGAGCAGGGAGAGCACCAGCGCCGCGATGGCCAGGCCGTTGGTCCGGCCGGCCGGCTGGGCGTACGCCGGATGGGCCGCCGGCGGGTAGCCGCCCGCCGCGTACGGGTCGCCCGCCGGGTAGGCCGGGGCCGCGTACGGGTCGGCGGACTTCATGCCCGCGTACGGGTCGGCGGGCGCGTACGGGTCGGCCGGGGTGGGCTGGGTGGGGATCGGGTTGCCACCGATCGGCAGCGTCGGATCGGCCGGCGGGCCGGACTGCGGGCCGTTCCCCGAGGGGTCGTGCCAGCCGCCGGGCGGCGGGGGATAGCTCATCAGGTCATCTCCGTAGCGTTTTCGGGTGCCGTCAGGGTAGCCAGGGGCAGGCAAACCCGAGGACCGGCTTTCCGGGTGCCTCGTTGCCCGAAACGTCCGCAGCGGGCAGGATCGCGGCATGGCACTTGACGCGCGCGGCGGTCGGTCGCGCCGGGACGTGAGCCGTCCCGGGCTGGTCAGACGTACCCGGAGCGGCCCCGCGGCCGGGTCCGCCGACCAGGACCAGCCCGCGCCGCTGGCCGAGCCGGTCACCATGCGGCTGGACGGCCGGGTCGCGCTGGTCACCGGCGCGGGCAGCGCGGACGGCATCGGGTACGCGACCGCGCACCGGCTGGCCGACCTGGGGGCCCGGGTCGCGATCGTGTCCACCACCCGGCGGATCCACGAGCGCGCCGAGGAGCTGGGCGTGACCGGCTTCGTCGCCGATCTCACCGACGAGTCCGAGGTGGGCGCGCTGGCCGACGCGGTGGCCGAACAGCTCGGCGACGTCGAGGTGCTGGTCAACAACGCGGGCCTGGCGAGCCGGGCCAGCCCGGAGGTGCTGCGGCCGGTGGCCCAGCTCAGCTACGAGGAGTGGCGCGGCGAGATCGACCGCAACCTCACCACCGCGTTCCTGTGCAGTCGCGCCTTCATCGGCGGGATGGCCGAGCGCGGCTGGGGCCGGATCGTCAACCTGGCCGCCACCGCCGGCCCGGTGAACGCGCTGCCCACCGAGGCCGCGTACGCGGCGGCGAAGGCGGGGGTGGTGGGGCTGACCCGGGCGCTGGCGATGGAGATGATCGCCGACGGGGTGACGGTGAACGCGGTCGCGCCCGGCACCATCCACACCGCCGCGTCGACGGTCGCGGAGCTGAAGCAGGGGCTCGGCACGCCGGTCGGCCGCCCCGGCACGCCGGACGAGGTGGCCGCGGCGATCGCCTTCCTCTGCTCGCCGGCCGCCTCGTACATCACCGGGCAGATGCTGGTGGTGGACGGCGGCAACAGCGTCCGCGAGGGCCTCTACCGCTGATTCAGCGGGCGGCGGGTGCGGCGGCCCGGATCGCCCGCAGCAGCGGGGTGAGGTCGTCCTCGACGGTGAACTCCCGCAGCAGTCGGGTCGGTCGCCCGTCGGCGATCCGCCAGACGAAGGTGTATAGCACCGGTGCGCCGTCCTTCACCCGGTGCACGACGATCGACGCCTGGTCGCCGTGGACGGTGCTGACCGGCATGCTGGTCGGGCCGTCCTCGGGTGAGGCGAGGGCCCCGCCCCGCGACCGCAGCTCCCGGAAGCGGGCCATGAACTGTGCCTTGCCGAGCACCACCGTCCGGCCGGCCCGGTCGACCCGGACGTTCTCGAACCCGTCGTCGTAGCAGGCGTCTAGTGCGTCGACGTCCAGCGCGCTCCCCGCCCGGAAGTACGCCCCCATCGCCTCGACCAGCAGCTCGTGCATCGGCTCACCCCGTCTATAACGCTGTCATAGAAGCGTCTCCGAGGTTAGCTGTAGCGGCGTTATAGAGTCAACGGCCGTGGCACTCGACGAGTCGACGATCGTGCGCGCGGCGCTCGACCTGCTCCGGACCGACGGCCTGGACGGCGTGACCGTCCGCCGGCTGGGCGACCGGCTCGGGGTCAAGGCGCCGGCCATCTACTGGCGGTTCCCGGGCAAACGAGAGCTGCTGGAGGCGATGGCCGAGGAGATCCTCCGCGCCCGCCTCGGCGAGCTGGCCCCGTACGACGGGCGCGGGCCGTGGCGGGACTGGCTCACCGACCTGCTGTTGCGGCTGCGGGAGGCGTTGCTCGCCTACCCCGACGGCGCGCGGATCGTCACCGGGGCCCGCCCGCTCGCCACGCCGACGCTGGGTCGGGTCTCCGAGTACGCGCTGCGCGCTCTCGCGGACGTCGGGCTCGACCTGACCACCGCCGGCACGATCGTCTACACCGCGCTGCACTTCACGTTCGGCCACCTCATCGAGGAGCAGTCCTCACCCGTACCGCAGGAGCTGGACCCGGCGACCCTGGCGACCTTCGCCGAGCGGCACCCGACCGTCGCCCGCCTCGTCGCGACCGGGTACGACCGGGTCGACGTGTACCGGGCGGGCCTGGCGTTGATCCTCCGCGAGCCGGAGTCGGGTCAGCGGTAGCCGCCGTTGTCCGCGTTGGCCCACCAGGCCAGGCCGATCCAGCCGCAGCAGGCGAGCAACCCGAGCGCGGTGAAGACGTAGCTGAGGATCAGGCCCCAGGTGGCGAGCTTGTCGCCCTCCTCGCCGGTCTGCCGGATCTGCCGCTTGGCCAGGTGGCCGAGGACGATCCCGGCGGGGGCGAAGACGAACGCGAAGACCAGCGAGAGGATGGCGAGCACGTTCGGCCCGCCGCCGGGTCGGGGTCCCGGGCCGGGCGGACCGTACTGGCCGTAGGGCGGCTGCGGGGCGTACGGGGGTTGCTGCCCCCACTGCGGCTGCTGCTCGTGCCCGTACGGCTGGCCGTAGCCGGGCGGCTCGTACGGCGACGGCGGCTGGTCCGGTTCGCCGGGTGGTCGGGTCACCCCTGATCGCCCCCTCCGTCGCAGGTCATCGGCCTTCTCTCTTGCGGACGCTACCCGCAGCGGTGAACCTTTTCACAGCGGTTGTGTGGACTGGTCACCTTGGCCTCGCCGGTCGCGGGGCCGATACTGACCGAGCGTTCAGTTACCCACGAGTAATGCGCCGATCCCCCGGAGGCTGAGATGGCCCGACTCGCCCAGACGCCCGGCCTGACCGATGTGCAGCGGTCGATCCTGGAAACCGTCCGGGAGTTCGCCGACAAGGAGATCATTCCGCACGCCCAGCGGCTGGAGCACGCCGACGAGTACCCCACCGACATCCTCGACGGGATGCGCGAGATGGGCCTCTTCGGCCTCACCATCGACGAGGAGTACGGCGGCCTGGGCGAGTCCCTGCTCACCTACGCCCTGGTGGTCGAGGAGCTGTCCCGGGGCTGGATGTCGATCTCCGGCATCGTCAACACGCACTTCATCGTGGCGTACCTGGTCTCGCAGCACGGCTCGGCCGAGCAGAAGGCCCGGCTGCTGCCCCGGATGGCCACCGGCGAGGTGCGCGGCGCCTTCTCCATGTCCGAGCCGGAGTGCGGCTCCGACGTGTCGGCGATCAAGTCGAAGGCCGTCCGCGACGGCGACAACTACGTCCTCAACGGCCAGAAGATGTGGCTGACCAACGGGGCCTACTCCTCGGTGGTCGCCACCCTGGTCAAGACCGACACCGGCGCCGACTCGGTCTACGGCAACATGAGCACCTTCCTGCTGGAGAAGGAGCCCGGCTTCGGCGAGACCGCGCCCGGCCTGACCATCCCCGGCAAGATCGACAAGATGGGCTACAAGGGCGTCGAGACCACCGAGATGGTCCTCGACGGGGTCACCGTCCCCGCCTCCGCCGTGCTCGGCGGCGCGGAGAAGGTCGGCCGCGGCTTCTACCAGATGATGGACGGCATCGAGGTCGGCCGGGTCAACGTGGCCGCCCGCGCCTGCGGCATCTCCATCCGCGCCTTCGAGCTGGCCGTCGCGTACGCCCAGCAGCGCAAGACCTTCGGCCAGCCGCTCGCCCGGCACCAGGCGATCGCGTTCAAGCTGGCCGAGATGGGCACCAAGATCGAGGCCGCCCACTCGCTGATGGTCAACGCGGCCCGGCTCAAGGACGCCGGTCAGCGCAACGACGTCGAGGCCGGGATGGCCAAGCTGCTCGCCTCGGAGTACTGCGCCGAGGTCGTCCAGGAGGCGTTCCGGATCCACGGCGGCTACGGCTACTCCAAGGAGTACGAGATCGAGCGGCTGATGCGCGAGGCCCCGTTCCTGCTCATCGGCGAGGGCACCTCGGAGATCCAGAAGACCATCATCTCCCGGGGCCTGCTCAAGGAGTACAAGCTCTGACCCGGACGCCGGTCACCCGCCGGCCGGCTCGACGGCCGGTTCCGGCGGGGTGACCGGCAGGCCCACCGCGAGCGCCTCCGGGCGGGTACGGAAGTGCTCGATGGCGGCGGCCAGCCGCTCGTCCGACACCGCCACCTCGCGGCCGCCGACCCTCGGCCGGGGCAGCCGGGCCGGGTCGAGGTGCAGCGAGACGCCGTCCTCCCGGTCCCGCGACACGGGCCGCGCCGTCCTGATTTCGGCCCACTGGTAACGGTCCCCGCCGTCGCGGACCCCGCTGGCGGTCAGCGCCACCTGCCCGGTGAACCGGGCCTGTCGGTAGACGGCCCAGCCGAGGCCGAGCGCCACGGCGGCCAGCAGCACCGGCCGTCCGACCGGGACCCAGCCCCAGCGGTCCGGCAGGGTCGAGATCACCCCGAGTGCCAGCAGCGCCCCCGCCGCCGGGCCGGCAGCCAGCATCAGCCAGCCGGCGGGGGAGCGCCCGGCCACCAGCCCCGGCTCGATCGCGGTGTGCCCGGCCACCCGCGCACGCCAGACCAGCCGGCCGGTCCGCCGGGGCCGCCAGTGCTGCTGGGCCAGGTGCACGCCCGTGGCCAGCCAGACCAGGCCGCGGAGGTCCGTCAGGTCCGCCCGGCTCATCGGCACCAGGATCCGGGCCGCCACCGCGGCGACCGCACCGCCGAGCAGCAGGGCGAGCAGCCGCCGCGACGCAAGGGACACACCCCGCAGGGTACGCAGCGCTCGCCAGCGTCCCGGCTGGCGAAGCGACGGGGAAACCGCGACGGGGAAACCCGGTGCCGGTGTCCTCAGCCGCGCCGCTCAGCGCCGGGAGAGCCGGCCCGCCGCCCGCTCGACGATCAGGCACCGGTCCTCGACGTAGTCGATGCCGGCCTCCTCGGCGATCCGGCGCGCCTCGGCGGAGACGATGCCGAGCTGCAACCACACCGCCGGCGCGCCGATCGCCACCGCCTGCCGGACCACCTCCACCGCGTCCCGGGCCGGACGGAAGACGTCCACCAGGTCGACCGGGTGCGGGATGTCGGCCAGGGAGGCGTACGCCTTCTCGCCGAAGAGTTCGTCCACGGTGGGGTTCACCGGGATGATCCGCCAGCCGTGGCGCTGCATCTCCAGCGGCACCCGGTGCGCGGCCTTGCCCGGGTCACGGGACGCGCCCACGACGGCGATCACGGCGGAGTCGGCGAGGAGTTGCTGGGCGGAACGCATCCGTCGAGCCTAACCCGGTGGACATCCGCCGGCCCGGGGTCGCGCGACCCCGGGCCGGGCCGTCCACGTCGCTCAGCGGCCGGCGGTGAGCGCCTGCCGGAGCCGGGCGTACTCCTCCGGGGTGCCGATCGCCGCCCGGTGTTCCGGGTGGGCGACGTAGTACCGGATGGCGTCGACCAGCAGCGCGGGCGCGACCTCCAACTCGCGGACCGGCACGAAGAAGGGTTTCCGGGCCCACCAGCCGGCCCGCCGGGTCAGCTCCGGCCGGGTCACGGTGAGGCGCAGGACGGTGTCGATGCCGTTCGGCGGCCGCGCCGGGGCCTGCTGGTCGAGCGTCACCCACGGCACCACGGCCTGCGGGCGCGGGGCGCCGATGGACAGCCCTTCCGGGGTCACGGCCACGAACGGCACCCGCGACCAGGACACCAGCACCGACATCACACAGACCAGGGCGGCCAGGGCGGCCAGCAGCACGAGCACCCGGTCCTCGTCGGCCTGGCGGACCCCGTCGACGGCCTGGAAGGCGAGCCATCCGCTCAGCACCGCGAGCAGCGTCGGCAGGCGTCGCGGCGCTGAGAAGAACGACCGGCTGCCCGGGTCGACCCGCAGCTCGGCCGTGCCCGGCGCGCGGAACAGGTGCCACAGAGTCAGGACGACGAAGGCCAGGGCGGGGAGGGGGGCCAGCAGCGCGACGAACCCTCCGACGCCCTTCGCCCAGAAAAGGAGCAGACCGGTGCCGAGCCCCACCCCCAGGGCGATCAGGACGGTGGCCCGCTGGCGGCGCAGCGCCGCATCGACGATCTCCTGCACGGCCGCAGCGTAGTGCCGACGCGCTACAACAGGGAGAGCTGTTCGGCCGCCGGTGGTGGGGGAGCGCCGGCGACGCGGCGGTTGTCGCCGACCTCGCCCCGGTGCAGCCCGTGCCGGCGGGCTGCCATCCGCACCCGTGCGGTCACCTCCCGCTGGTAGGCCTGCGGGGCGTACGCGCCGGAGGCGTAGAGCTGGCGGTAGCGGGGGACCAGGTGCGGGAACTCGCGGGCCAGCCA
This genomic window contains:
- a CDS encoding DMT family transporter — protein: MLSVSSAPHRPPLDPLTVGALALAVAAVSSSAPLVAFAAAPALAIAAWRNLLSLAVLGPFSLARRRAEFRALTVGAGRREGLYCVLSGVALAAHFATWMPSAQLTTVAAATALGATQPVWQGLIARWQGRRLPVVVWAGIGLAVLGAALATGADLTVSGRAFAGDLLAVVGGMFAAVYTAFGERARASISTTTYTTICYGVCAAILLVVCLVGGVRLHGYPSGTWLAIIGLVAGAQLLGHSMFNYALHRVSATTVSVLILLEAPGAALIGWVWLGQLPRPLALPGLALLLAGVAVVVLGGARAGRRTEPVPVPADPTPLTD
- a CDS encoding APC family permease, with protein sequence MGADEERDDAGQPGTAVTPSAEFPPLAAEERAALGRIGERWAGPQPAELPVDPTLGRHRGGPAPSRFGRLAPIEMFTVEQPGELVATAPAHLPGNRVGRAAGRLRRALFGPPLASAAVLYERMRKLVALPILSSDLLSSVAYGPEAMLTVLVLAGGAALGLALPLAALLVVLMIAVGLSYRQTIPAYPHGAGSYIVAGDNLGRTAGLAAAAGLMLDYVLTVSVSVAAGVHAVTSALPALTPATVGLGVLVIAVLLAGNLRGVRTAGNIFVLPTYAFVVVVLAVLVVGYARAAGRGFAPVPPPAVPAAEGLGLLLVLRAFSSGAVSMTGIEAVSNATPAFRPPEWRNARTTLGWMVALLVVLFAGLVGLIHLDGLVPRPGETLLSQLGRVTFPTGPWYALLQASTALILLLAANTAFNDFPRLLYFMARDGHAPRRFLHMGDRLAFSNGLVALAGTAALVFVVFGGHTEALIPLYAVGVFLAFTLSQSGMVVHWRRHRGRGWRGRLLLNALGAVLSGLVLLTAAVAKFAEGAWVVVVAVPLLVLLFRRIHRHYATLHRALALHPPPAGPAGPAPPAGSAEAEAEELPQQVRHLVIVPVARLNRASLRALAYAASLGRPTLAVHIAPEEAEAQRFRAQWSAWGDHLRLETVVSPYRSVVGPLAHYLEALHATRPELTLTVIVPEVVLRRRRHRLLHSRIEQRLRSALGALPGVVVTSVPVHVAE
- a CDS encoding GNAT family N-acetyltransferase; the protein is MIEYPDGTLHVGGADDELAARIDRELTAFNNAATGADDEADLSVRVLDAGGDLLAGLTGWTWGGRAGINTVWVRADQRRAGWGGRLLRAAEEEARRRGCTEISVASFSFQAPDFYRRHGYTDTGIRDGIPGGHVDHHFWKSLVHDPAGVLRLVALVDLGSDAEAGRRYEDTVLALLDRHAGRLERRLRTGDGRTEVHVIRFAARAGLDAYLADPERAALRAELGDAAPTTQVLEVHDV
- a CDS encoding SDR family NAD(P)-dependent oxidoreductase, which gives rise to MEDLTGRRTVVVTGASSGIGLAAAVALATRGDQLVLVGRDPARLQAAGDRVRDAAGVRPELFRADFAVLDDVRRLAEQLRAAYDRIDVLANNAGAIVLQPVTTIDGYELSMQANHLAPFLLSNLLRDRIGRLVVTASDAHRSGALDPDDLNSALRRYRPFRAYGTSKQANILFTAEAARRWPEVPAYSFHPGVVRTRFGNESRLVALGMRLLPFRSPEKGAETLVWLADQDPSRLVTGGYYADRKLHRPRARASDPRLAARLWATSAEAVGLDG
- a CDS encoding HpcH/HpaI aldolase/citrate lyase family protein, giving the protein MAAVGRPRRSCLAVPGSSVKMLGKAQGLPADQVFLDLEDAVAPLAKPDARKNIVAALNEGDWSGKTRVVRVNDLTTPWTYRDVIEVVEGAGANLDCIMLPKVQNAEQVHWLDLLLTQIEKTLGLEVGRIGIEAQIENAAGLVNVDAIAAASPRVETIIFGPADFMASINMKSLVVGALIPDYPGDPYHYILMRILMAARMHDKQAIDGPFLQIRDVDAFREVAKRSAALGFDGKWVLHPGQIDAANEVYSPAQADYDHAELILDAYDFYTSEAGGKLGAVMLGDEMIDEASRKMALVIAAKGRAAGMSRTSTFTPPAQ
- a CDS encoding DUF4190 domain-containing protein — encoded protein: MSYPPPPGGWHDPSGNGPQSGPPADPTLPIGGNPIPTQPTPADPYAPADPYAGMKSADPYAAPAYPAGDPYAAGGYPPAAHPAYAQPAGRTNGLAIAALVLSLLGVTSCITAPIGAILGHVALRQIRERGESGEGMAKAGIIVGWVLTGLMVLGFGLFLVALANDNTGSSY
- a CDS encoding SDR family NAD(P)-dependent oxidoreductase, producing MALDARGGRSRRDVSRPGLVRRTRSGPAAGSADQDQPAPLAEPVTMRLDGRVALVTGAGSADGIGYATAHRLADLGARVAIVSTTRRIHERAEELGVTGFVADLTDESEVGALADAVAEQLGDVEVLVNNAGLASRASPEVLRPVAQLSYEEWRGEIDRNLTTAFLCSRAFIGGMAERGWGRIVNLAATAGPVNALPTEAAYAAAKAGVVGLTRALAMEMIADGVTVNAVAPGTIHTAASTVAELKQGLGTPVGRPGTPDEVAAAIAFLCSPAASYITGQMLVVDGGNSVREGLYR
- a CDS encoding nuclear transport factor 2-like protein; translation: MHELLVEAMGAYFRAGSALDVDALDACYDDGFENVRVDRAGRTVVLGKAQFMARFRELRSRGGALASPEDGPTSMPVSTVHGDQASIVVHRVKDGAPVLYTFVWRIADGRPTRLLREFTVEDDLTPLLRAIRAAAPAAR
- a CDS encoding TetR family transcriptional regulator is translated as MALDESTIVRAALDLLRTDGLDGVTVRRLGDRLGVKAPAIYWRFPGKRELLEAMAEEILRARLGELAPYDGRGPWRDWLTDLLLRLREALLAYPDGARIVTGARPLATPTLGRVSEYALRALADVGLDLTTAGTIVYTALHFTFGHLIEEQSSPVPQELDPATLATFAERHPTVARLVATGYDRVDVYRAGLALILREPESGQR
- a CDS encoding DUF4190 domain-containing protein, yielding MTRPPGEPDQPPSPYEPPGYGQPYGHEQQPQWGQQPPYAPQPPYGQYGPPGPGPRPGGGPNVLAILSLVFAFVFAPAGIVLGHLAKRQIRQTGEEGDKLATWGLILSYVFTALGLLACCGWIGLAWWANADNGGYR